A single window of Eleginops maclovinus isolate JMC-PN-2008 ecotype Puerto Natales chromosome 19, JC_Emac_rtc_rv5, whole genome shotgun sequence DNA harbors:
- the rtn1a gene encoding reticulon-1a isoform X3, with the protein MGAAAIDLLYWRNVKQSGAVFSSVLLLLFSLTQFSVVSVGAYLALAALSASISFRIYKSVLQAVQKTDEGHPFKSYLEMEIALSQDQISKYADKILLYSNTCMKELRRLFLVQDLIDSLKFAVLMWLLTYVGALFNGLTLLILAVVSMFTMPVVYEKHQAQIDQYVGLIRTQVNSVVGKIQAKIPGAKRKEE; encoded by the exons ATGGGAGCCGCAG CGATTGACCTGCTCTACTGGAGGAATGTGAAGCAGTCGGGGGCCGTGTTCAGCAGCgtgctcctgctcctcttctccctGACCCAGTTCAGCGTGGTCAGCGTCGGGGCCTACTTGGCCCTGGCAGCGCTCTCTGCCTCCATCAGCTTCAGGATCTACAAGTCTGTGCTGCAGGCTGTGCAGAAGACCGATGAAGGACATCCTTTCAA ATCCTACCTGGAGATGGAAATCGCTCTCTCCCAGGACCAGATTAGTAAATATGCTGACAAAATCCTGCTGTACTCCAACACCTGTATGAAGGAGCTCCGCAGGCTGTTCCTCGTACAAGACCTGATCGACTCCTTGAAG TTTGCTGTTCTGATGTGGCTGCTGACCTACGTGGGCGCTCTCTTCAACGGCCTGACACTGCTCATCCTAG CTGTGGTCTCCATGTTCACCATGCCTGTGGTCTATGAGAAGCATCAG gCACAGATCGATCAGTACGTGGGATTAATACGGACCCAGGTCAACTCTGTGGTGGGAAA GATCCAGGCGAAGATCCCCGGGGCCAAGAGGAAGGAGGAGTag
- the rtn1a gene encoding reticulon-1a isoform X4 translates to MCAIDLLYWRNVKQSGAVFSSVLLLLFSLTQFSVVSVGAYLALAALSASISFRIYKSVLQAVQKTDEGHPFKSYLEMEIALSQDQISKYADKILLYSNTCMKELRRLFLVQDLIDSLKFAVLMWLLTYVGALFNGLTLLILAVVSMFTMPVVYEKHQAQIDQYVGLIRTQVNSVVGKIQAKIPGAKRKEE, encoded by the exons ATGTGTG CGATTGACCTGCTCTACTGGAGGAATGTGAAGCAGTCGGGGGCCGTGTTCAGCAGCgtgctcctgctcctcttctccctGACCCAGTTCAGCGTGGTCAGCGTCGGGGCCTACTTGGCCCTGGCAGCGCTCTCTGCCTCCATCAGCTTCAGGATCTACAAGTCTGTGCTGCAGGCTGTGCAGAAGACCGATGAAGGACATCCTTTCAA ATCCTACCTGGAGATGGAAATCGCTCTCTCCCAGGACCAGATTAGTAAATATGCTGACAAAATCCTGCTGTACTCCAACACCTGTATGAAGGAGCTCCGCAGGCTGTTCCTCGTACAAGACCTGATCGACTCCTTGAAG TTTGCTGTTCTGATGTGGCTGCTGACCTACGTGGGCGCTCTCTTCAACGGCCTGACACTGCTCATCCTAG CTGTGGTCTCCATGTTCACCATGCCTGTGGTCTATGAGAAGCATCAG gCACAGATCGATCAGTACGTGGGATTAATACGGACCCAGGTCAACTCTGTGGTGGGAAA GATCCAGGCGAAGATCCCCGGGGCCAAGAGGAAGGAGGAGTag
- the rtn1a gene encoding reticulon-1a isoform X2, with amino-acid sequence MQATADVTKKESAWSGWKGQAIDLLYWRNVKQSGAVFSSVLLLLFSLTQFSVVSVGAYLALAALSASISFRIYKSVLQAVQKTDEGHPFKSYLEMEIALSQDQISKYADKILLYSNTCMKELRRLFLVQDLIDSLKFAVLMWLLTYVGALFNGLTLLILAVVSMFTMPVVYEKHQAQIDQYVGLIRTQVNSVVGKIQAKIPGAKRKEE; translated from the exons ATGCAGGCCACTGCAGACGTTACGAAGAAGGAGAGCGCCTGGAGCGGCTGGAAGGGCCAGG CGATTGACCTGCTCTACTGGAGGAATGTGAAGCAGTCGGGGGCCGTGTTCAGCAGCgtgctcctgctcctcttctccctGACCCAGTTCAGCGTGGTCAGCGTCGGGGCCTACTTGGCCCTGGCAGCGCTCTCTGCCTCCATCAGCTTCAGGATCTACAAGTCTGTGCTGCAGGCTGTGCAGAAGACCGATGAAGGACATCCTTTCAA ATCCTACCTGGAGATGGAAATCGCTCTCTCCCAGGACCAGATTAGTAAATATGCTGACAAAATCCTGCTGTACTCCAACACCTGTATGAAGGAGCTCCGCAGGCTGTTCCTCGTACAAGACCTGATCGACTCCTTGAAG TTTGCTGTTCTGATGTGGCTGCTGACCTACGTGGGCGCTCTCTTCAACGGCCTGACACTGCTCATCCTAG CTGTGGTCTCCATGTTCACCATGCCTGTGGTCTATGAGAAGCATCAG gCACAGATCGATCAGTACGTGGGATTAATACGGACCCAGGTCAACTCTGTGGTGGGAAA GATCCAGGCGAAGATCCCCGGGGCCAAGAGGAAGGAGGAGTag